One region of Natronobacterium texcoconense genomic DNA includes:
- a CDS encoding NYN domain-containing protein, with protein MFDRVRARLAPDLHAEPTVGLFVDGPNVLRDEFDVDLNDLREAAADLGRVGVIRLYLDEHATPGLIQAAEARGFEVIVTSGDVDVKLAVDATALASDGTIDRLAVASRDTDFKPVLEYAGTVGIETVAIAPGSHGRSDALRNAADEAVTIGAD; from the coding sequence ATGTTCGATCGCGTTCGGGCTCGTCTCGCGCCCGACCTACACGCTGAACCGACGGTTGGGCTGTTCGTCGACGGACCGAACGTCCTCAGAGACGAGTTCGACGTCGACCTGAACGACCTCCGCGAGGCCGCAGCCGATCTCGGACGTGTCGGCGTTATCCGACTCTACCTCGACGAACACGCGACGCCGGGACTGATCCAGGCCGCCGAAGCCCGCGGCTTCGAGGTGATCGTCACCAGCGGCGACGTCGACGTCAAACTCGCCGTCGACGCGACCGCCCTCGCAAGCGACGGAACCATCGATCGTCTCGCGGTCGCCTCCCGGGACACAGATTTCAAGCCGGTCCTCGAGTACGCCGGGACCGTCGGCATCGAAACGGTCGCGATCGCTCCGGGTTCACACGGTCGGTCCGACGCACTCCGGAACGCCGCGGACGAGGCCGTGACGATCGGCGCCGACTGA
- a CDS encoding alpha/beta fold hydrolase, whose product MERVTHHGRETAYEIVGESDDPSVCCVHGTGGNRDLWQGQHSLADDHSLVTLDLSGHGDSADIDASPGYATLSAYVDDVLAVVEETDVRTLIGSSLGGAVVLQLLLERSFRPDAVVLTGTGARLGVLEDLLSWLETDFDRAVEFLHARDCFFHDPDRDVVTLSKEAMYDSGREVTSRDFHSCHGFDVRDRLSEIDVPTLVVYGEYDRLTPPWFHEFLADEIPDAEIVAIEDAAQLAMLERPEPFNEAVRTFL is encoded by the coding sequence ATGGAGAGGGTCACACATCACGGCCGGGAAACGGCCTACGAAATCGTCGGCGAAAGCGACGATCCGTCGGTGTGTTGTGTCCACGGCACCGGCGGTAATCGCGATCTCTGGCAGGGACAACACTCGCTCGCCGACGACCACTCGCTCGTCACACTCGATCTCAGCGGCCACGGCGACTCCGCGGACATCGACGCCAGTCCGGGCTACGCGACGCTGTCCGCGTACGTCGACGACGTCCTCGCCGTCGTGGAAGAAACCGATGTCCGGACGTTGATCGGGAGTTCGTTAGGCGGCGCGGTCGTCCTCCAGTTACTCCTCGAGCGTTCGTTCCGCCCCGATGCCGTCGTGTTGACCGGCACCGGCGCACGGCTGGGAGTGCTCGAGGACCTGCTTTCGTGGCTCGAGACCGACTTCGATCGTGCAGTCGAATTCCTCCACGCTCGGGATTGTTTCTTCCACGATCCCGACCGTGACGTCGTGACGCTGTCGAAAGAAGCGATGTACGACTCCGGACGGGAAGTGACCAGCCGGGATTTCCACAGCTGTCACGGGTTCGACGTCCGCGATCGACTTTCCGAGATCGACGTCCCCACGCTGGTCGTCTACGGCGAGTACGACCGACTGACGCCGCCGTGGTTCCACGAGTTCCTCGCCGACGAGATACCTGACGCCGAAATCGTCGCGATCGAGGACGCCGCACAGCTTGCGATGCTCGAGCGGCCGGAGCCGTTCAACGAGGCCGTTCGGACGTTCCTCTAG
- the panB gene encoding 3-methyl-2-oxobutanoate hydroxymethyltransferase, whose protein sequence is MPTVRDLRTKAGEEPITMLTAYDAPTAGIVDDAGVDVVLVGDSVGNASLGYETTIPVTVDDVARHVGAVSRATDDALVVADMPFLSFGVDEKDSLENAGRMLKEEGAEAVKIESGPHTVELTEKMVQLGIPVMAHLGLTPQHVNQYGGYPRQGTDQDAAERILELARAHEEAGAFSLVLEHVPSNLAAEVTDAIDIPTIGIGAGPDCDGQVLVVDDAVGLSEWSPSFAKQFGSVREEMENAVEEYVTSVESGEFPAEEHSHEEADLEDIY, encoded by the coding sequence ACGGCCGGAATCGTCGACGATGCGGGCGTCGACGTGGTTCTCGTCGGCGACAGCGTCGGCAACGCGTCGCTGGGCTACGAGACGACCATCCCGGTCACCGTCGACGACGTCGCCCGCCACGTCGGTGCGGTCTCGCGGGCAACCGACGACGCCCTGGTCGTCGCCGACATGCCGTTCCTCTCCTTTGGCGTCGACGAGAAAGATAGCCTCGAGAACGCCGGACGGATGCTCAAGGAGGAGGGTGCCGAAGCGGTCAAAATCGAGAGCGGTCCCCATACGGTCGAGCTTACAGAGAAGATGGTCCAGCTGGGCATTCCGGTGATGGCTCACCTCGGGTTGACGCCCCAGCACGTCAACCAGTACGGCGGCTACCCGCGCCAGGGAACGGACCAGGACGCCGCGGAACGCATCCTCGAACTGGCACGGGCCCACGAGGAGGCCGGCGCGTTCTCGCTCGTACTGGAGCACGTCCCGTCGAACCTCGCGGCAGAGGTCACCGACGCGATCGACATTCCGACGATCGGAATCGGTGCGGGTCCCGACTGCGACGGACAGGTGCTCGTGGTCGACGACGCAGTGGGCCTGAGCGAGTGGTCACCGTCGTTTGCAAAGCAGTTCGGGTCAGTCCGCGAAGAGATGGAAAACGCCGTCGAGGAGTACGTCACGTCCGTCGAGTCCGGCGAGTTCCCGGCCGAAGAACACAGCCACGAGGAAGCCGACCTCGAGGACATCTACTAG